In Candidatus Bathyarchaeota archaeon, the sequence GGAACACCGAGGCGTTGAAGCTTCTGGAGAAGGCCGATGAGCTGTTCGAAGAGTTCTACCTGCACTACCGTCTAGGAGAGTTTAGGAAAGCCATAAGGGCGCTCGTTAAAGCCAGCGCATACTGGACCCATGCGACCTGGAAGGAGTTTCTAGAAGACAAACTCATAAGAGTGCGTCCTCCCAAAGCATATCGGCCGGTGGCGGAGTAGAGAAAAATAATGATATCCATCTCAGACGTGGAAGTGGTGGTGTCTCCATGCCGGTGGAACCCAGGCCCGCTTCAGATTTTCTAAAGCCCTATCTATGTGTTTCTGCCCGTTTCTTAGTGTCCAAGTGAAGTGTCCTGGAAGCAGGATATCCACGCTTAAACCGCTTAGCCTCTTGAGGTACTTTCTATAGTTTTCTAGGCTTGAACCTGGCCAGTTACCCAACCCTATAGTCCCGCCGTAGAACACCACGTCTGAGGAGAATAATACTCTACGTCCTTCCAGCTCGAGCAGGTAGCATGCCGTAGCCCAGCTGTGGCCGGGTATCTCAAAAACCTTGAAACTACACTTTCCAACCTTTATCTCGTCTCCATGTTTGACGACCTTATCGACTCGGCAATGCTCATAACGGTAGTCTCTAGGATAGATCCCCGAGGTCTTAGCCACATCGAGACCAAGCTCCGTATCCGTCCCTCTCTCAATGATCCTAGCCTCGTCGCGTGTAGCGGCCACGGAGCATCCGGTTTCCTCCTTGATGCGCCTACATCCGCCGGCGTGGTCTGCGTGGCAATGCGTGAGTAGGGCGGTCGTTAGATCTTCGACCTTAAACCCCTCTGAGCGTATGTTACGTAGTATTATGTCAGTCTCTAATCCCACACCCGTGTCTACGAGAGCCAGCTCCCCACCGCAGTCTATGAGATAAACGTGGCAGTCCATCTCGTTCGACAACCCGAACTCCCCGCTTCCAACCATGTAGATGCGGCTGAAAATCTTCACCGTTAACCCCTCCTCAGCTAGACTAGATGGAGTTTTGATGTTTAACCGGTCTAACCCCTTACTAAGCGCACGCTTTGAAGTACTTGCCCCAGTTTATCTCTGTGAACTGTAGGGTGTTTCCGTCGGGATCTAAGAAGACCACGATGCGTCCACTCCATTGGGTATCTTTCGGACCGTCGAGGATCCCCACA encodes:
- a CDS encoding MBL fold metallo-hydrolase — its product is MKIFSRIYMVGSGEFGLSNEMDCHVYLIDCGGELALVDTGVGLETDIILRNIRSEGFKVEDLTTALLTHCHADHAGGCRRIKEETGCSVAATRDEARIIERGTDTELGLDVAKTSGIYPRDYRYEHCRVDKVVKHGDEIKVGKCSFKVFEIPGHSWATACYLLELEGRRVLFSSDVVFYGGTIGLGNWPGSSLENYRKYLKRLSGLSVDILLPGHFTWTLRNGQKHIDRALENLKRAWVPPAWRHHHFHV